The Leishmania infantum JPCM5 genome chromosome 9 nucleotide sequence gtttttttcCCTTGCagccatcgctgccgctttCTGCTTCTCGTTATTATGATGATGATATGCTCGCTGTTGAtcgctttcctttcttcgtgtttgggaggaggaggaggagaggggcttCCCCATCCCTACCTCCatgtctccccctccctccttcccacacacatacacacacacgcatgtgtCTCTGTGCCCCGTGTTATGACGCGCcctgagggggaggggagggggagacacGGAGGAGGGTAACTTACCGTGTTTTCGCGGGTGTCTATGCGTCTATTTGTTGGCTTGCTCGTGGGAGGATGGACACGTGGAACatgtgtgagagagggggaaagcGGTGAAAAACACGCAGTTTACACTGTTGCTGCCTCCATCCGTCCTACATGCTTTCTGTGAGCTCGCTTGTGTGTTCCTTCATGGTTTTGAGTCCGTTGTGCGATGGGTAGGTCGTTACATATATatttgtgtatgtgcgcgtaCCTGCGTCCGTGTGTACTTGGGTGTCTACAGGTCCGCTTGGGGGAGTGTttaccaccgctgccggtgactctcacgcacacactcttTCTCCCCCTCACGTCCGCTGATTTGCTTGCAAAATGCTTGAGTGAAAAAGCTtaaggaaaagaaagaagatgCACAGGCTCGGCATCCGCCACccatgctgccgccgccgttcttCACCAAGACAAGCTTGCATgggtatgtgtgcgtgtgtcgggaggcgaggaggggggtcTGCTCCCATCACCTgaccccaccccctgcctctccctcctcctcctatTCGTccactcccccctccctgcacCCTCCGCATTATGCGCATGtgtttgtctctctctcgcttggTCTGTTGCGCATGTCATGCAGCTTCACGTGTACAGTCCCGGCTCTCGCTCTCATGgtcggcaccggcgctgctcaaTGTCGTGAACAAAAACAACAGCTAACCCAAGAAATAAAAAGACGAGAGGCGTATGTTGATGGTCTATGCGTGGTGAgggagcggcgctgcgagaACGGCTTGCTGCCCCTCTCCACGatgcccccttccccgccgCTCATGGCGCACAAACGGAGGAGCGAAGCGAATACAGGCGCACCCGGCACAGACAATACCTGCAGGGCTCACCTGCAAGAGCATCAAAGCCGCCGACTGCCCTCTCCAGGCGTGCAGCCCTGACTCTTCTCTATCCGTCTTGGGTGGATGCGGTGAGCGCGAGTTCGCGCATCTACGTAATAggcctccccccttctccctatGGACCGGAACGCTTctcggctctctctctctccgatCCTCTTGCTCTTTGCTCGTCACCGCGTATGCGCCCGTGTATGTGTACGCCCCCCGCCCACCGAACACCCTCCTCCCTATACGCGGTCTCTTTCTGTCCTTCATCGTTTCGCGCTCGCGTCTCTCTaccctctctccaccttcACATACTGTTTACAGCTCCGCACCGTGACGCTGACGGTGTTctccgtggcgctgctgccatttcgtgtgtgtgtgtgtgtgtgtgtgctgctgctgctgctgctgcatcccCCACCCCTGCCTTCCTTTCGCCGCTTGTCGATTTgtttcgctcgctcgctcttcCTGTGCACGTGTGAATGCCCTTGGTGCTTCTCTCCCACACCTCTCTAGCTTCACCCCttcacaagcacgcacaggcacacgcacagacactgGACATCAACGGCATCGCCTGTCCGCTTCAAGACCCCTCCGCGGGCTTTTATCATGTCATCCCACGCGTCCCCCAGACACTCGAAGGAGGACacgccggtgcagcgctcCTTCGCGGAtgaggcggccgctgcggcagaccTATTCGACCTCGCCGCCCCACCcttgcagcagccgctggtGGCACGCCTTGTCCCGCTCTACGCCGGGCTTCCCACTCTCGACCTCCATCAAGATAGCGGAAACGTGGTCGTCGGCCGCGGCAAGGACATCTCCGAGGACTACCGCATCGACGTCAGCGACAAGCTCTCCGCACGCCACTGCGAGCTGGCCGTGCATCCGGTGACGTTGCgcgtggagctgcgcgacctGTCGACCAATGGTACCTTCTTGAACGGCAGGCGCGTCGCAAAGGGGGAGCGAGTCGTGCTGCAGAATGGTGACCGTGTTGCACTGACGCGACCAGCAGAAAGTGACGCTGGTGCTGGGCAGGCACCAAGCAGCGCCGTGGACGGCATTGCTGCCAACGGCCGCGTCGACTATATGTTTCAGCGACTTAAGCAGGAGACCACGCGAGCCCGCATGAGCGCGGAGTTGACGTGCTCCGTTTGCAAGTCCATTTTTCACCGGCCTTGCTCCGTGCTGCCCTGCATGCACGTCTTCTGTGCCGGGTGCATCAGCGGCTGGATGGCACAAGGGGAGCAACATGCATGCCCCAAGTGTCGCGTGAGCATCACCGACGTTCGTCCCACCCATCGCCTGCAGAGCTGCGCAGAGAACTACCTGCTCGCGAACCCGGCCAGCCGCCGCCCGGCGGAGGAGCTCGCCCAGCTGGACGCCGCCGACAAGATCCACCCGTTGGGCATGAGGACTGAGAAGCGCAGTCGCAGCGACAATAGTGactgcgacggcgatggcaaGTGCGGATCTCACAGCGATGGCGGTAGCGACACCGTCCGTGCTGTGCGTCACGCGGCACTGGTCTTTGGCCACGCAGTGCCCCTCGCCGGCCCAAAGTGCGCCGAGTGCGACACGCCGAGCTCCATCGACGGCTTTCAATGCCCGGCAGGTGGCCCCCATCTTCGCTGCTCGGCCTGTCGCTCCTGCTTCGCCGAGCGCCCGCTGTGTGgccggccgcagcgctgccacgtcTGCCACTTAGCCTTCTGCCACCTCTACAGAGCGGGTGGCTGTGCGTGTACCGACGGGACGTCATTCCAGCCCTTCAAGGAACACGAACCCTTCAGCGTGCTGCCACCGCAAACCTTTAGCGGCAACACGATTGAGCAGAACATCCTCTCCCACTATCTCGCCTCGCACAGCATTCTTGTCAAGGACGTGTggtcggcagcgctggcgaagTTTGAGGGCGGAGAGTGGGTCCCCGACATGGTTTTGATCAACGGCGCCATAAGGGCAGACTCACCGgtgtgccggcggtgcgcagcgacggTGTTTGCAGGGCTACTCTTCGCCTACCGCCGTCACCTCGCATCCGATGAGCTGCCAGAGTCAGTGAATAAGCGGCCCAACTGCTGGTACGGAAAGGAATGCCGCGCGCAGTTTCACAACGAGCAGCACGCTCAGAACTACAACCATGTCTGCTACCAGGAGAAGCGCAAGGAATAGTGGCCTGATAGAGTGAGTGGCGAAAGAGCCTGCATTCGCGTGCGTCTGTTGGTCGGAAGTGGTCTTGCCAGTGAGCGCATGGTGGGCGCCGAGTTTAGCCTCTgccctccttttctcttgctctccttGCGCGCCGTCTTTCTTCCTTTGACATCCTCAGCGCGCgggcgcccctcccctcctcttccgtcTTTCCTTGTCCacgctgccccccccccctccctcgtgagcagcagccacgAAGCCGACGAGCCACACAACCctgtcgacggcgccgcttcgctaacttcggcgccgcggcggatgGAAAAGGAAGACCCGCGATAACGCAAGGCCGCCCACCATgacacccctcccccaacctacccacccactcatatcacggcggcgtcgacccgcccccttctccgGCAGACCACTCTagcgctctctcgctccctccctctggGAGGGAGGACAGACACTCTTCGCATACGCCATCTTCGCCTTATCTCTTCAACACCTCCAGTAAAATCAAAAGCACCGCCCACATTTCATCCTCCCCCtgtctcttcctccctccaccgACACTCCTTTCGCCTTCCCCTCATCATCCTCTCCTCATCCGCCCCGATACACCTccgcacccccacccactccACACAAAACCAACGTCGCTGTGATTATTTCATCTCATATCCCACGCCGCTCCTCTCGCTCCGGtccacccacccgcccatCCTCTCTCACACGCCGTCACTTCCGCCTGCACTGTCGCCAGCCTCTCCACaatccctctctctctctctctgacgcCCCGACCCTCGCACAGCACGTTCTTACTGCCTGCTCAGCCTGCATTCatcccacccaccaccacccccacacacacgcactcccactcccccctcccccaggCCACCCCAATCATCACCATGTCCGCCTACGTGttgtcgacgccgctggaggCCCGCGTTGCGAAGTGCGCGAGCCTGCGCGCTGCGAACGCGGTGCCCGTTgtcgtggaggaggcgcaggcgcgcggcggcaaggcACACTTcagcgcgctggcgcgcgagaCGACGGTTGCACAGCTTgtggccgcggtgcgcggctTCCGCGGCGTGGACGCGAAGAAGCCGGTGGCGCTGACGGTTgccggctgcagcgtgtcgccgtcggcgacgctCGGCGAGCTGCACGACGCGTGCAGGCGAGCGGACGACGGCATGCTGTACGTCGCCTACACCGCGGAGCGCTGCATGGGCGCTGCGGTGTGCACGCCGTGCGGCTCGTGTGCCTGCAACTAGCGCCGGGAAGGGCGTGACAGCGTGGTGTGGTAGCGCTCAACGCGTCCTGCGGCTCCCGTGGTATTGTCTGCCTAGCCTTGCGGTGTGCTTGGCCCCACCGCTCCCCGGTGCGCTGGCTGTCTCTTCTGGGTaccctcctccttgcctTGTGCTACCCCTCGCTGAcagcgtgcggcgcaccggATGACTagctgcgtgtgtgcggccgggtgcaccccctcccacacacacacacactgcctccccgtgtgtgtgcctgtgcgggACGGCCCTCTGCTATACGTTTTTCTTTGGTTCTCTTTTCTGTCGCCGCATCGACGGCAcccctcgtgtgtgtgtgtgtgcgctcgcCAAGTGTCATTTGTGTTGTTCGGAGGCGGGCACGTCTCGCGGGCGCTCCTGTCCCCCACACACTCCCTGCGGGCTGTGGTCGGCGACGCCTCGCTACCTGTGCACACGTCCCGccccccaccacccacaccgccttcctctccatGTGCACGTACTTGTTTTGCTTGTTTATTCCTGATATTCCGCGACTATGATCTCTCTCCCGTGTgcacagcgctgcggcgggccGACTCACGCCCCTCTCAttcttctcttttcccctccccctcacttTCTTGATCTTGTTCGCCCCCGCTGTCCTCATGTGTATACGTGTGTCCC carries:
- a CDS encoding microtubule associated protein-like protein — protein: MSAYVLSTPLEARVAKCASLRAANAVPVVVEEAQARGGKAHFSALARETTVAQLVAAVRGFRGVDAKKPVALTVAGCSVSPSATLGELHDACRRADDGMLYVAYTAERCMGAAVCTPCGSCACN